A genomic region of Gadus macrocephalus chromosome 5, ASM3116895v1 contains the following coding sequences:
- the LOC132457293 gene encoding BTB/POZ domain-containing protein 6-B-like, whose protein sequence is MPTADCRLLHHGRIMRCLSFLLLLPETLKKRSKKSGTSLPLCYELFSLSLAKRKRMAAELHSTANSNLANQRSTNNTSSTTTTVTAGDKPEKDSPVNRSSATLSSTNSSITPSSSSSHQNINNNNLDAPSWACSHPTLRERNALMFNNELMADVHFIVGPSGESRRLPAHKYVLAVGSSVFGAMFYGDLAEESGEIHIPDVEPAAFLILLRYMYSDEIDLEADTVLATLYAAKKYMVAALARACVTFLESSLEARNACVLLSQSRLFEEPELTTRCWEVIDAQALLALRSEGFGDIDRPTLEVILRRETLNAAEAVVFQAALGWAVAECRRRGVSPTPGNKREALGKALYLLRLPTMSLEEFADGAAQAGVLTLEETHAVFLWYTAAVKPQLGFPLAPRAGLAPQHCHRFQSSAYRSNQWRYRGRCDSIQFAADRRVFVAGLGLYGSSGGKAEYGVRIELKRQGATLATRSTAFVSDGSSGTFPVWFEHPVQVEQDSFYTVSVVLDGNELSYFGQEGMTEVQCGKVTFQFQCSSDSTNGTGVQGGQIPELVFYA, encoded by the exons ATGCCCACAGCGGACTGCAGGCTCCTGCACCATGGCCGGATCATGAGGTGTCTCTCCTTCCTGCTCCTGCTTCCAGAAACGCTCAAGAAGAGGTCCAAGAAGAGCGGCACTAGCCTCCCGCTGTGCTACGAGCTGTTCTCCCTGTCGCTGgcgaagaggaagaggatggccGCCGAACTCCACAGCACCGCCAACAGCAACCTGGCGAACCAGCGCTCCACCAacaacacctcctccaccaccactacggTGACGGCCGGGGACAAGCCCGAGAAAGACTCGCCGGTCAACCGGTCCTCGGCCACCCTGTCCTCCACCaactcctccatcaccccctcctcctcctcttcccaccaaaacatcaacaacaacaacctggaCGCGCCGAGTTGGGCGTGCAGTCACCCGACTCTGCGGGAGAG GAACGCGTTGATGTTCAACAACGAGCTGATGGCTGACGTTCACTTCATCGTGGGACCGTCCGGCGAGTCGAGACGGCTCCCGGCCCACAAG TACGTGCTGGCGGTGGGCAGCTCAGTGTTCGGCGCCATGTTCTACGGCGACCTGGCCGAGGAGTCGGGCGAGATCCACATCCCCGACGTGGAGCCCGCCGCCTTCCTCATCCTGCTCAG gtacATGTACAGCGACGAGATCGACCTGGAGGCCGACACCGTGCTCGCCACGCTCTACGCCGCCAAGAAGTACATGGTGGCGGCGCTGGCCCGCGCCTGCGTCACCTTCCTGGAGAGCAGCCTGGAGGCGCGCAACGCCTGCGTGCTGCTCTCCCAGAGCCGGCTGTTCGAGGAGCCCGAGCTGACCACGCGCTGCTGGGAGGTCATCGACGCCCAGGCCCTGCTCGCGCTGCGTTCCGAGGGCTTCGGCGACATTGACCGGCCCACGCTGGAGGTGATCCTGCGGCGCGAGACCCTCAACGCGGCCGAGGCCGTGGTCTTCCAGGCCGCGCTGGGCTGGGCCGTGGCCGAGTGCCGGCGGCGGGGGGTGAGCCCCACGCCGGGGAACAAGCGCGAGGCGCTGGGCAAGGCGCTGTACCTGCTGCGCCTGCCCACCATGAGCCTGGAGGAGTTTGCGGACGGCGCGGCGCAGGCGGGCGTGCTGACGCTGGAGGAGACGCACGCCGTGTTCCTGTGGTACACGGCCGCCGTCAAGCCGCAGCTGGGCTTCCCGCTGGCGCCGCGGGCCGGCCTGGCGCCGCAGCACTGCCACCGCTTCCAGTCGTCGGCGTACCGCAGCAACCAGTGGCGCTACCGCGGCCGCTGCGACAGCATCCAGTTCGCCGCCGACCGCCGCGTCTTTGTCGCGGGCCTCGGCCTCTACGGCTCCAGCGGCGGCAAGGCCGAGTACGGCGTCCGCATCGAGCTGAAGCGGCAGGGCGCCACGCTGGCGACGCGCAGCACGGCGTTCGTGTCCGACGGCTCCAGCGGGACCTTCCCGGTGTGGTTCGAGCACCCGGTGCAGGTGGAGCAGGACTCCTTCTACACCGTCAGCGTGGTGCTGGACGGCAACGAGCTCAGCTACTTCGGCCAGGAGGGCATGACCGAGGTGCAGTGCGGCAAGGTCACCTTCCAGTTCCAGTGCTCGTCGGACAGCACCAACGGCACCGGGGTGCAGGGGGGGCAGATCCCCGAGCTGGTCTTCTACGCATGA